One Streptomyces sp. NBC_01237 genomic region harbors:
- the recN gene encoding DNA repair protein RecN: MSVLEEMRIRSLGVIDDAVVELSPGFTAVTGETGAGKTMVVTSLGLLLGGRADPALVRIGAKAAVVEGRITVSEGDAAALRAEEAGAELDDGALLISRTVSAEGRSRAHLGGRSVPVGVLAELADELVAVHGQTDQQGLLKPARQRQALDRYAGGGVDVPHAKYAAAYRRLRAVVTELDELTTRARERAQEADLLRFGLDEVAGVEPLAGEDTELAAEAERLGHAEALASAAALAHTALVGDPEDPEGIDATTVVAAAGRSLDAVRAHDPVLAALADRIGEISILLADVGGELSGYADQLDADPLRLAAVEERRAALTALTRKYGADIGAVLAWAEEGAGRLTELEGDDDRIGELTAERDALRSELSGLGQALTDARTEAAARFAEAVTAELASLAMPHARVSFAVRQTEAPDEASGIDIGGRSVLYGPSGADEVELLLAPHPGAPPRPIAKGASGGELSRVMLAVEVVFAGSAPVPTYLFDEVDAGVGGKAAVEVGRRLAKLARSAQVVVVTHLPQVAAFADRQLLVEKTVDGSVTRSGVTVLEGEDRVRELSRMLAGQEDSETARAHAEELLATARADG, translated from the coding sequence ATGTCCGTGTTGGAGGAGATGCGGATACGGTCGCTCGGAGTCATCGACGACGCGGTGGTGGAGCTGTCACCCGGCTTCACCGCGGTGACGGGCGAGACCGGAGCGGGCAAGACCATGGTCGTCACCAGTCTCGGGCTGCTGCTCGGCGGGCGCGCCGACCCTGCCCTGGTGCGGATCGGTGCCAAGGCGGCGGTCGTCGAGGGGCGGATCACCGTCTCCGAGGGCGACGCGGCAGCGCTGCGCGCCGAGGAGGCCGGTGCGGAACTCGACGACGGCGCGTTGCTGATCAGCCGTACCGTTTCGGCGGAGGGGCGCTCCCGGGCGCACCTCGGAGGCAGATCCGTGCCCGTGGGGGTGCTGGCCGAGCTGGCCGACGAACTTGTCGCCGTGCACGGTCAGACCGACCAGCAGGGACTGCTCAAGCCCGCGCGGCAGCGGCAGGCCCTGGACCGGTACGCGGGCGGCGGCGTCGATGTCCCGCACGCCAAGTACGCGGCGGCCTACCGGCGGCTGCGGGCCGTCGTCACGGAGCTCGACGAGCTGACCACCCGGGCCCGGGAACGGGCCCAGGAGGCGGATCTGCTGCGTTTCGGCCTCGACGAGGTCGCCGGGGTCGAGCCGCTGGCCGGGGAGGACACCGAACTGGCGGCCGAGGCCGAACGGCTCGGCCACGCGGAGGCCCTCGCCTCCGCCGCGGCGCTCGCGCACACCGCGCTCGTGGGCGATCCCGAGGACCCGGAGGGCATCGACGCCACGACCGTGGTCGCGGCCGCCGGCCGGTCCCTGGACGCGGTGCGGGCCCACGACCCGGTCCTGGCCGCGCTGGCGGACCGGATCGGCGAGATCTCCATCCTGCTCGCCGACGTGGGCGGGGAACTGTCCGGGTACGCGGATCAGCTGGACGCCGATCCGCTGCGGCTCGCCGCGGTCGAGGAGCGGCGGGCCGCCCTCACGGCGCTGACCCGTAAGTACGGCGCGGACATCGGTGCCGTGCTGGCCTGGGCCGAGGAGGGCGCGGGCCGGCTCACCGAGCTGGAGGGCGACGACGACCGGATCGGCGAGCTGACGGCGGAGCGGGACGCGTTGCGCTCCGAACTGTCCGGACTCGGGCAGGCGTTGACCGACGCCCGTACGGAGGCGGCGGCACGCTTCGCCGAGGCGGTGACCGCGGAGCTGGCCTCCCTCGCGATGCCGCACGCCCGGGTCTCGTTCGCCGTCCGGCAGACCGAGGCGCCGGACGAGGCGTCCGGCATCGACATCGGGGGGCGGAGCGTCCTCTACGGCCCGTCCGGTGCCGACGAGGTCGAGCTGCTGCTGGCCCCGCACCCCGGGGCCCCGCCCCGGCCGATCGCCAAGGGCGCCTCGGGCGGTGAGCTGTCCCGGGTGATGCTCGCCGTCGAGGTGGTCTTCGCGGGCTCCGCCCCCGTACCGACGTACCTCTTCGACGAGGTCGACGCGGGCGTCGGCGGCAAGGCGGCGGTCGAGGTCGGCCGCCGTCTGGCGAAGCTCGCCAGGTCGGCCCAGGTGGTGGTGGTGACGCACCTGCCGCAGGTGGCGGCCTTCGCGGACCGGCAGCTGCTGGTCGAGAAGACGGTGGACGGCTCGGTGACCAGGAGCGGTGTCACGGTCCTGGAGGGCGAGGACCGGGTGCGGGAGCTGTCCCGGATGCTGGCCGGCCAGGAGGACTCCGAGACGGCACGGGCGCACGCCGAGGAACTGCTGGCCACGGCACGGGCGGACGGCTGA
- a CDS encoding NAD kinase: MTTNAARTVFLLAHTGRPAAIRSAELVVQGLLRSGLGVRVLATEAADLPLPPSVETVTDTTPAAVDGCELLIVLGGDGTLLRGAEFSRASGVPMLGVNLGRVGFLAEAERDDLDKVVDRVVTRAYQVEERMTLDVIVHSNGDIVHTDWALNEAAVQKVSPERMLEVVLEIDGRPVTGFGCDGIVCATPTGSTAYAFSAGGPVVWPEVEALLMVPISAHALFAKPLVTSPDSVLAVEVQPHTPHGVLWCDGRRTVELPAGARVEVRRGAVPVRLARLHQASFTDRLVAKFALPVSGWRGAPN; the protein is encoded by the coding sequence TTGACGACGAATGCGGCACGAACAGTCTTTCTTTTGGCGCACACCGGCCGGCCGGCCGCGATCCGGAGCGCGGAACTCGTCGTGCAGGGGCTGCTGCGCAGCGGCCTCGGTGTGCGGGTCCTGGCGACCGAGGCGGCCGATCTGCCGCTGCCGCCGTCCGTGGAGACGGTCACGGACACCACACCGGCGGCCGTGGACGGCTGCGAGCTGCTGATCGTCCTCGGCGGGGACGGCACGCTGCTGCGCGGCGCGGAGTTCTCCCGGGCCTCCGGCGTCCCGATGCTGGGGGTCAACCTCGGCCGGGTCGGCTTCCTCGCCGAGGCCGAGCGGGACGACCTGGACAAGGTGGTCGACCGGGTCGTCACCCGCGCGTACCAGGTCGAGGAACGGATGACGCTCGATGTGATCGTGCACAGCAACGGTGACATCGTGCACACCGACTGGGCGCTCAACGAGGCGGCCGTGCAGAAGGTGTCGCCCGAACGGATGCTGGAGGTCGTGCTGGAGATCGACGGCCGGCCGGTGACCGGGTTCGGCTGCGACGGGATCGTCTGTGCGACCCCGACCGGTTCGACGGCGTACGCCTTCTCGGCGGGCGGGCCCGTCGTCTGGCCCGAGGTCGAGGCGCTCCTGATGGTGCCGATCAGCGCCCACGCGCTGTTCGCCAAGCCGCTGGTGACCTCGCCGGACTCGGTCCTCGCCGTCGAGGTCCAGCCGCACACCCCGCACGGGGTGCTCTGGTGCGACGGCCGCAGGACCGTCGAGCTCCCGGCGGGCGCACGGGTCGAGGTACGGCGTGGCGCGGTGCCCGTACGGCTGGCCAGGCTGCACCAGGCCTCGTTCACGGACCGGCTGGTGGCGAAGTTCGCGCTGCCGGTCTCGGGCTGGCGGGGCGCGCCCAACTGA
- a CDS encoding TlyA family RNA methyltransferase yields MAGVARRRLDAELVRRKLARSREHASQLIAAGRVTVGGNTATKPATQVETSAAVVVTKDDSDPDYVSRGGHKLAGALAAFVPLGLGVEGRRALDAGASTGGFTDVLLRAGADRVVAVDVGYGQLAWSLQSDERVIVKDRTNVRELTLEAIDGQAVDLVVGDLSFIPLGLVLPALARCAAPDADLVLMVKPQFEVGKERLGSGGVVRSPELRAEAVREVARRAWGLGLGVRGVTASPLPGPSGNVEYFLWLRAGAPELDPADVDRAVAEGPR; encoded by the coding sequence GTGGCAGGAGTGGCACGTCGCCGCCTCGACGCCGAGCTGGTACGCCGCAAGCTCGCCCGCTCTCGTGAGCACGCGAGCCAGCTGATCGCCGCGGGGCGGGTGACCGTCGGCGGGAACACCGCGACCAAACCCGCCACCCAGGTCGAGACCAGTGCCGCGGTCGTCGTCACCAAGGACGACAGCGACCCCGACTACGTCTCGCGCGGCGGGCACAAGCTCGCGGGCGCCCTCGCCGCCTTCGTCCCCCTCGGGCTGGGCGTCGAGGGACGGCGGGCGCTGGACGCCGGGGCGTCGACCGGCGGCTTCACCGACGTACTGCTGCGGGCCGGTGCCGACCGTGTCGTCGCCGTCGACGTCGGCTACGGACAGTTGGCCTGGTCGCTCCAGTCCGACGAACGCGTCATCGTCAAGGACCGCACCAATGTGCGGGAGCTGACGCTGGAGGCGATCGACGGACAGGCGGTGGACCTGGTGGTCGGCGACCTGTCGTTCATCCCGCTGGGGCTCGTGCTGCCCGCCCTCGCGCGCTGCGCGGCGCCCGACGCCGACCTGGTCCTCATGGTCAAGCCGCAGTTCGAGGTGGGCAAGGAGCGGCTCGGCAGCGGCGGGGTGGTGCGCAGCCCGGAGCTGAGGGCCGAAGCGGTACGGGAGGTGGCGCGCCGGGCCTGGGGGCTGGGCCTGGGCGTCCGGGGCGTGACGGCCAGCCCGTTGCCCGGACCGTCGGGGAATGTCGAGTACTTTCTGTGGCTGCGGGCCGGTGCACCTGAGCTGGATCCCGCGGATGTCGACCGTGCAGTGGCGGAGGGGCCTCGTTGA
- a CDS encoding SCP2 sterol-binding domain-containing protein, producing MATMAECRSALDRLSENIAGADGDVRSAAALDRSLSCHIKDLDVTFTGRLADGRIRVLDTVEGPPGEKAEIRLAMTGDDLVAMVDGQLNFAKAWGSGRVRLEAGFRDLLKLRSLL from the coding sequence ATGGCGACCATGGCGGAGTGCCGCAGCGCACTCGACAGACTTTCCGAGAACATCGCAGGAGCCGACGGCGACGTGCGCAGCGCTGCTGCCCTGGACCGCTCGCTGAGCTGCCACATCAAGGACCTCGACGTGACGTTCACCGGCCGGCTGGCCGATGGCCGGATCCGGGTGCTCGACACGGTCGAGGGCCCGCCCGGGGAGAAGGCCGAGATCAGGCTCGCGATGACCGGCGACGACCTGGTGGCGATGGTGGACGGACAGCTGAACTTCGCCAAGGCATGGGGCTCGGGCCGCGTCCGCCTGGAAGCGGGCTTCCGGGATCTGCTGAAGCTCAGATCACTGCTGTGA
- a CDS encoding ABC transporter ATP-binding protein: protein MQRLTADSVTLGYDQRIITENLSVAIPDNSFTVIVGPNACGKSTLLRALARMLKPRLGQVLLDGQAIHRMPAKKVARTLGLLPQTSIAPDGITVADLVARGRYPYQGLLRQWTPEDERVVVESMASTGVGELSDRYVDELSGGQRQRVWIAMALAQQTPLLLLDEPTTYLDIQHQIDVLDLCAELHEDRGRTLVAVLHDLNHAARYATHLIAMRDGEIIAEGAPSDVVTAELVERVFGMRCQVIDDPETGTPLVVPASRRARREAAGAGAAAGAAGQGATAGTGAKAAAGAV, encoded by the coding sequence ATGCAGCGCCTCACCGCGGACTCGGTGACCCTTGGTTACGACCAGCGGATCATCACCGAGAACCTCTCGGTAGCGATTCCCGACAACTCCTTCACGGTGATCGTCGGGCCCAACGCCTGTGGCAAGTCGACCCTGCTGCGCGCGCTCGCCCGGATGCTGAAGCCGAGACTGGGGCAGGTGCTCCTGGACGGGCAGGCCATCCACCGGATGCCCGCGAAGAAGGTCGCCAGGACGCTGGGGCTGCTTCCGCAGACGTCCATAGCCCCCGACGGCATCACCGTCGCGGACCTCGTCGCCCGTGGCCGCTACCCGTATCAGGGGCTGCTGCGGCAGTGGACGCCGGAGGACGAACGCGTCGTCGTCGAGTCGATGGCGTCGACCGGTGTGGGCGAGCTCTCCGATCGCTATGTCGATGAATTGTCCGGCGGTCAGCGTCAGCGCGTCTGGATCGCCATGGCGCTCGCGCAGCAGACCCCGCTGCTGCTGCTCGACGAGCCGACGACGTACCTCGACATCCAGCACCAGATCGATGTGCTCGACCTCTGCGCGGAGCTGCACGAGGACCGGGGGCGCACGCTGGTGGCCGTGCTGCACGATCTGAACCACGCCGCGCGGTACGCCACGCATCTCATCGCGATGCGGGACGGCGAGATCATCGCCGAGGGGGCGCCGTCGGACGTCGTCACGGCCGAACTGGTGGAGCGGGTGTTCGGGATGCGGTGCCAGGTGATCGACGATCCGGAGACGGGCACGCCGTTGGTGGTGCCGGCCTCGCGCAGGGCACGGCGCGAGGCAGCCGGAGCCGGTGCGGCAGCCGGTGCGGCCGGGCAGGGTGCCACGGCCGGTACCGGTGCGAAGGCTGCGGCGGGGGCGGTCTGA